From Desulfuromonas soudanensis, the proteins below share one genomic window:
- the ilvA gene encoding threonine ammonia-lyase yields MLDLDQIRAAADTLRGRIHRTPLIHSHYFTARTGIPVHFKCENLQRTGSFKIRGACNFLSRQTVKELRSGVVAASAGNHAQGVAHAAALLGIPALMVMPESTPLAKLLATQDYGAEVVLHGANFDDALSRARELASERGMLLVPAFDDPAVMAGQGTVGLEILEDLPEAETLIVPIGGGGLIAGIAVAARALKPNIRIVGVEAAGSPAALLARRQGAPVTLAAAASLADGIVIKRVGEQTFPIIEALVDEIVTVEEDAIAQAIVSLMEKAKLVTEGAGAVSLAALLFGNRALRTGRTVCLLSGGNIDVQTLARVVERAMIGEGRFLKVCIELEDSPGALARLAELVARIGANIFHISHDRRSAALPLGRVEVHLELETRGPEHIRDILENLHEQGYGARLVR; encoded by the coding sequence ATGCTCGACCTGGACCAGATCCGCGCTGCAGCCGACACCCTCAGGGGGCGCATTCACCGCACCCCGCTGATCCACTCCCATTACTTTACCGCGCGGACCGGCATCCCCGTCCACTTCAAGTGCGAAAACCTGCAACGCACCGGCTCCTTCAAAATCCGCGGCGCCTGCAACTTTCTCTCCCGGCAGACGGTAAAGGAGCTGCGCTCCGGAGTCGTCGCCGCCTCCGCCGGCAACCATGCCCAGGGGGTGGCCCATGCCGCCGCCCTCCTGGGGATCCCCGCCCTGATGGTGATGCCCGAGAGCACCCCCCTGGCCAAGCTCCTGGCCACGCAGGACTACGGCGCCGAGGTCGTTCTTCATGGCGCAAACTTTGACGACGCCCTCTCCCGGGCCAGGGAACTGGCGTCGGAGCGGGGGATGCTCCTCGTTCCGGCCTTCGACGATCCGGCGGTGATGGCCGGCCAGGGGACGGTGGGACTGGAGATCCTTGAAGACCTCCCCGAGGCCGAGACCCTCATCGTCCCCATCGGCGGCGGCGGACTGATCGCCGGCATCGCCGTGGCGGCCCGGGCGCTCAAACCAAATATCCGCATCGTCGGCGTCGAGGCCGCAGGCTCGCCGGCGGCCCTCCTCGCCCGCCGGCAGGGGGCGCCGGTCACCCTGGCCGCCGCAGCCTCCCTGGCCGACGGCATCGTCATCAAGCGGGTGGGCGAACAGACCTTTCCGATCATCGAAGCGCTGGTGGACGAGATCGTGACCGTCGAGGAGGATGCCATCGCCCAGGCGATCGTCAGCCTGATGGAAAAGGCCAAGCTCGTGACGGAGGGCGCCGGAGCCGTCTCCCTGGCGGCCCTCCTCTTCGGCAACCGGGCACTGCGGACCGGGCGGACCGTCTGCCTCCTTTCGGGGGGAAACATCGATGTCCAGACCCTGGCCCGGGTGGTGGAAAGAGCCATGATCGGGGAAGGGCGTTTTTTGAAGGTCTGCATCGAACTGGAGGACTCGCCGGGAGCCCTGGCCCGCCTCGCCGAACTTGTCGCCCGGATAGGAGCCAACATCTTTCACATCAGCCACGACCGGCGCAGCGCCGCGCTCCCCCTCGGCCGGGTCGAGGTTCATCTCGAACTGGAAACCCGGGGGCCGGAGCATATCCGGGACATCCTCGAAAATCTCCACGAGCAGGGATACGGCGCACGCCTGGTGCGCTGA
- a CDS encoding penicillin-binding protein 1A, with product MTIPKPLRILLLSGGALALVGILTGAGAYLYVSRTLPRVDTLADYRPPIITRVYSEDGAIIAEFYKERRIVVPVATMPRQLIEAFVAAEDSNFFQHQGIDLPSILRAALKNLKAGGIVQGGSTITQQVAKSLLLSPEKKFERKFKEAILARRMEKKLSKDDILYLYLNQIYLGHGAYGVQAAAENYFDKNIEDLTLGELSLLAGLPQAPSRYSPYRHLDRAKERQKYVLGRMVEEGYITNDQATAAMAETLVIHPRVNTHITEAAYFTEQVRRYLEETFGEDRLYTAGLEIQTTMNLSMQQEAQKAVRENLRAHDKRQGFRGPLRVLHGEEAETFLAEQTSAFSETPPEAGAYFDALLTGATKEGLSLQLGSFRGQIPAELSRWAGSLRVISATATPTSVSQLPIGSVLQVRVQEVRPDGSLLLALDQEPLAQGALIALDPRNGEVKAMIGGYDFTRSQFNRVIQAHRLPGSAFKPLIYAAALDKGYTPGTVLLDTPLIFKEKSGAGEETEWKPKNYGDKFYGATSLRTALTHSHNVITIRVLEDIGVGYAANYAHKLGIVSPMDKDLTLALGSSALTPLELATAYSVFANGGVRLAPTYITRILDRDGQVLESTDPADFPDGIGPGQKLIRQSPERVISPETAYLISNLMESVVQNGTGWRAKALHRPVAAKTGTTNDLKDAWFAGYVPQLAAVSWVGYDQERPLGEDETGSKAAAPAWVDFMTAAVANFEPLEFPVPDSIEFRAIDPQTGLLAPEDNADSIIEVFAPGTAPTHYALDDKKPRARDFFKLDMEDR from the coding sequence ATGACTATACCTAAGCCGTTGCGCATCCTCCTGCTGTCCGGAGGCGCCCTGGCCCTGGTCGGAATTCTGACCGGGGCCGGTGCCTACCTCTATGTTTCCCGAACCCTGCCACGGGTCGATACCCTGGCCGACTACCGTCCGCCGATCATCACCCGGGTCTACAGCGAGGACGGAGCGATCATCGCCGAATTCTACAAGGAGCGACGCATCGTCGTCCCCGTAGCCACCATGCCGCGGCAGCTCATCGAGGCCTTCGTCGCCGCCGAAGATTCCAACTTTTTCCAGCACCAGGGGATCGACCTCCCCTCCATCCTCCGCGCCGCCCTCAAGAACCTGAAAGCCGGAGGGATCGTCCAAGGGGGGAGCACCATAACCCAGCAGGTGGCCAAAAGCCTCCTTCTTTCCCCGGAGAAGAAATTCGAGAGAAAATTCAAGGAAGCGATTCTCGCCCGGCGCATGGAGAAAAAACTCTCCAAGGACGATATCCTCTACCTCTACCTCAACCAGATCTATCTCGGCCACGGGGCCTACGGGGTCCAGGCGGCGGCAGAAAACTATTTCGACAAAAACATAGAGGACCTCACGCTCGGCGAACTGTCCCTCCTCGCCGGACTTCCCCAGGCCCCGAGCCGTTACTCCCCCTACCGCCACCTGGATCGCGCCAAGGAGCGCCAGAAATACGTCCTCGGCCGCATGGTCGAGGAGGGGTACATCACCAACGACCAGGCGACCGCGGCCATGGCGGAGACCCTGGTCATTCACCCCCGGGTGAACACCCACATCACCGAAGCCGCCTACTTCACCGAACAGGTTCGCCGCTACCTCGAGGAAACCTTCGGGGAGGACCGCCTCTATACCGCCGGCCTGGAGATTCAGACCACCATGAATCTCTCCATGCAGCAGGAGGCGCAAAAGGCCGTCCGCGAAAATCTGCGCGCTCACGACAAGCGCCAGGGTTTCCGAGGCCCTCTCCGGGTCCTCCACGGCGAAGAGGCCGAAACCTTTCTCGCCGAACAGACCTCGGCCTTCAGCGAGACCCCGCCGGAGGCCGGTGCCTATTTCGACGCCCTTCTGACCGGTGCCACCAAGGAGGGCCTCTCTCTGCAGCTCGGGTCCTTCCGGGGACAGATCCCCGCTGAACTGAGCCGGTGGGCCGGGTCCCTGCGCGTCATTTCCGCCACCGCCACTCCGACCTCTGTCTCTCAACTCCCCATCGGCTCCGTTCTCCAGGTGCGGGTCCAGGAAGTTCGCCCCGACGGCTCACTCCTTCTGGCCCTCGACCAGGAACCCCTCGCCCAGGGGGCGCTGATCGCCCTCGACCCTCGCAACGGCGAAGTCAAGGCGATGATCGGCGGATACGATTTCACCAGGAGCCAGTTCAACCGGGTGATTCAGGCCCACCGTCTCCCCGGCTCGGCCTTCAAACCGCTGATCTACGCGGCCGCCCTCGACAAGGGATACACCCCCGGTACCGTCCTCCTCGATACGCCTTTGATTTTCAAGGAAAAATCCGGCGCCGGGGAGGAAACGGAATGGAAACCGAAGAACTACGGCGACAAGTTCTACGGCGCCACCTCTCTGCGCACCGCCTTGACGCACTCGCACAACGTCATCACCATCCGGGTGCTCGAGGATATCGGCGTCGGCTACGCCGCCAACTACGCTCACAAGCTGGGTATCGTCTCGCCGATGGACAAGGACCTGACCCTGGCCCTTGGATCCTCGGCACTCACCCCCCTCGAACTCGCCACCGCCTACAGCGTCTTCGCCAATGGCGGTGTCCGCCTCGCCCCGACCTACATCACCCGGATTCTCGACCGGGACGGCCAGGTCCTCGAATCGACGGATCCCGCCGATTTTCCCGATGGAATCGGCCCCGGACAAAAACTCATCCGTCAGTCCCCCGAACGGGTGATCTCCCCGGAAACGGCCTATCTGATTTCCAATCTGATGGAGAGCGTGGTGCAAAACGGCACCGGCTGGCGCGCCAAGGCGCTGCACCGTCCCGTCGCCGCCAAAACCGGCACCACCAACGACCTCAAGGACGCCTGGTTCGCCGGTTACGTCCCTCAACTGGCGGCCGTCTCCTGGGTCGGCTACGATCAGGAACGCCCTCTCGGCGAGGACGAGACAGGCTCCAAGGCGGCGGCCCCGGCCTGGGTTGATTTCATGACGGCTGCCGTGGCCAATTTCGAACCCCTGGAATTCCCGGTTCCCGACTCCATCGAGTTTCGCGCCATCGATCCCCAGACCGGCCTTCTGGCTCCCGAAGATAACGCCGACTCCATCATTGAAGTTTTTGCCCCCGGGACCGCGCCAACCCATTACGCCCTCGACGACAAGAAGCCCCGGGCCCGGGACTTCTTTAAACTCGACATGGAAGACCGCTGA
- the queC gene encoding 7-cyano-7-deazaguanine synthase QueC, protein MSKKAVILYSGGLDSTTCLAIARAEGFTPYAMSFAYGQRHSIEIEKARHNAPLIGAAEHQLVEIDLRRIGGSALTSDAAVPKGRDIDASIPVTYVPARNTIFLSFALAWAEVLGAFDIYIGVNALDYSGYPDCRPEYIAAFEAMANLATKAAVEGEGRYLIHTPLIAQSKGEIIRRGLALGVDYALTHSCYDPTPEGLACGECDSCVLRLKGFAEIGMADPAAYLR, encoded by the coding sequence ATGAGCAAGAAAGCCGTCATCCTCTACAGCGGCGGACTCGACTCCACCACCTGTCTTGCGATCGCCCGCGCCGAAGGATTTACCCCCTACGCCATGAGCTTCGCCTATGGCCAGCGCCACTCCATCGAGATTGAAAAAGCCCGCCATAACGCCCCCCTGATCGGCGCCGCGGAACACCAGCTGGTGGAGATCGACCTGCGGCGCATCGGCGGCAGCGCCCTGACCAGTGACGCGGCCGTCCCCAAGGGGCGCGACATCGACGCATCGATCCCGGTGACCTATGTCCCGGCGCGCAACACGATTTTTCTCTCCTTCGCCCTCGCCTGGGCCGAGGTCCTCGGCGCCTTCGACATTTACATCGGCGTCAATGCCCTCGACTACTCCGGCTATCCGGACTGCCGCCCCGAATATATCGCCGCCTTCGAGGCGATGGCCAACCTCGCCACCAAAGCGGCGGTCGAGGGGGAGGGACGCTACCTCATCCACACGCCGCTCATCGCCCAGAGCAAGGGGGAAATTATCCGCAGGGGGCTGGCTCTCGGGGTCGATTACGCCCTGACCCATTCCTGCTACGACCCGACCCCCGAGGGATTGGCCTGCGGCGAATGCGATTCCTGTGTCCTGCGACTCAAGGGTTTTGCCGAGATCGGGATGGCCGACCCGGCCGCCTATCTCCGTTAG
- the dinB gene encoding DNA polymerase IV — protein MGRAIIHLDMDAFFAAVEQRDFPELRGKPVIVGGSPERGVVCACSYEARPFGVRSAMGMSRALRLCPQALVRPVRMGRYREISLAVFAIFRRYTDRVEPLSIDEAFLDVTGCERLFGTPVEIAARIRREVREQLGLVVSAGIAPNKLLAKLASEQGKPDGLYAIREEEVESFLHPLPVGRLWGVGPVASRRLENGGIKTVGDLQSLSREYLERHFGSFGPTLFEMARGHDDREVVSGGTAQSLGHEETFDCDLWQPEDMERELLGIAERVARRLRRLGFSGRCITLRVKYSDHISVTRSHTLARGEESSGEIHRIAVELLQRTEAGSRAVRLLGITLSQLGQRGSGQESLFDEDDRRRRETLNRTLDGLQERFGEWGICRGSLLAPPGRREGGDGDQGS, from the coding sequence ATGGGTCGAGCCATCATACATCTCGATATGGATGCCTTTTTCGCGGCGGTGGAGCAGCGCGACTTTCCTGAACTGCGGGGCAAACCGGTCATTGTCGGCGGCAGCCCGGAGCGAGGGGTCGTTTGCGCCTGTTCCTATGAAGCCCGTCCCTTCGGGGTTCGATCCGCCATGGGGATGTCCAGGGCCTTGCGCCTCTGTCCCCAGGCGCTGGTCCGGCCGGTGCGAATGGGTCGTTACCGGGAGATTTCCCTGGCGGTTTTCGCCATTTTCCGCCGATACACGGACCGTGTCGAGCCGCTGTCCATCGACGAAGCCTTTCTCGATGTCACCGGCTGCGAACGGCTCTTCGGCACCCCTGTGGAGATCGCAGCCAGGATTCGCCGCGAGGTCCGGGAACAACTCGGCCTGGTGGTCAGTGCCGGGATCGCCCCCAACAAGCTTTTGGCCAAACTCGCCTCCGAACAGGGGAAACCCGACGGTCTCTACGCCATCCGGGAGGAGGAAGTTGAGTCCTTCCTGCACCCTCTCCCCGTCGGCCGCCTCTGGGGAGTCGGTCCCGTCGCCTCCCGGCGTCTGGAGAACGGCGGGATCAAAACCGTGGGCGATCTGCAATCCCTTTCCCGTGAGTATCTGGAGCGTCACTTCGGGTCCTTCGGCCCGACCCTCTTCGAAATGGCCCGGGGGCACGACGATCGGGAGGTGGTCTCCGGCGGCACAGCCCAGTCGCTCGGTCATGAAGAAACCTTCGATTGCGACCTTTGGCAGCCGGAGGATATGGAGCGGGAACTGCTGGGCATTGCCGAGAGGGTCGCCCGCCGCCTGCGGCGCCTGGGATTCAGCGGCCGCTGCATTACGCTTCGGGTCAAGTATTCCGACCACATCTCCGTGACCAGGAGCCATACCCTGGCCCGCGGGGAGGAGAGCTCCGGCGAAATCCACAGGATCGCCGTCGAGCTTCTCCAGCGGACGGAAGCCGGGAGCCGGGCGGTGCGTCTTCTCGGCATCACGCTGAGTCAGCTCGGTCAGAGGGGGTCGGGACAGGAGAGTCTCTTCGATGAGGACGACAGGCGGCGCCGGGAGACATTGAACCGGACCCTCGACGGCTTGCAGGAGCGCTTTGGTGAATGGGGAATTTGCCGGGGGTCGCTCCTTGCACCTCCAGGGAGAAGGGAAGGGGGCGACGGCGACCAGGGGTCTTAG
- a CDS encoding GntR family transcriptional regulator: MRRKPIERHQTLREKILETIREAILKGSLKPGEKVAEPELAERFGISRTPIREAFRQLESEGYLTVIPRKGAVVTSLSERDVEEFYAIKSILEGYAARIAAERLTDRDIERLEGINNRLEQLARDGDVKTFFRVHNEFHELFIRAAGNEKLFDLISHLMMKFNRPRMASLALPGRMEISVQEHHKIIEAFKAHDGERADNLVRKTAAYGGQVLIQSLAKEEGRRVEKSVLRRSIDV, from the coding sequence TTGCGAAGAAAGCCGATCGAACGCCACCAGACCCTGCGAGAGAAGATACTGGAAACAATACGCGAAGCGATTCTCAAGGGTTCGCTCAAGCCGGGGGAGAAGGTGGCCGAGCCCGAACTTGCCGAGCGCTTCGGGATCAGCCGCACCCCGATTCGGGAGGCCTTTCGGCAGCTGGAGTCGGAGGGATACCTGACCGTCATCCCCCGCAAGGGGGCGGTGGTGACGTCCCTGTCCGAACGGGATGTGGAGGAGTTTTATGCCATCAAAAGCATTCTCGAAGGGTATGCCGCGCGCATTGCCGCAGAACGGCTGACCGATCGCGACATCGAACGTCTCGAGGGAATCAACAATCGGCTGGAACAGCTCGCCCGGGACGGCGATGTGAAAACCTTTTTCCGTGTGCACAACGAGTTCCACGAACTCTTCATTCGTGCGGCGGGAAACGAAAAGCTCTTCGATCTGATCAGTCACCTGATGATGAAGTTCAACCGGCCGCGCATGGCCTCCCTGGCGCTGCCGGGTCGGATGGAAATTTCCGTTCAGGAGCACCACAAGATCATTGAAGCCTTCAAGGCCCACGACGGTGAACGGGCTGACAACCTGGTGCGCAAGACCGCCGCCTACGGCGGGCAGGTTCTGATCCAGAGTCTGGCCAAGGAAGAGGGGCGTCGCGTCGAAAAATCGGTGTTGCGACGATCCATCGACGTCTGA
- the tolQ gene encoding protein TolQ, which translates to MDLILNAGLVVKLVLLILVYFSVVSWAIIFHKLRVIHRAASDSERFLEFFWSKKRFDVIGQGLKDYAHSPLAVLFREGYQEMVKGQRPREGEESAFHAEGASAENVSRALRRAMTQETHRLEKYLTFLATTGSTAPFIGLFGTVWGIMDSFHGIGKTGSASLAVVAPGISEALVATAIGLVAAIPAVVAYNHFLNKVNVLTGEMDNFSQEFLNIVQRMVRRG; encoded by the coding sequence TTGGACCTCATTCTCAATGCCGGCCTGGTCGTCAAACTGGTCCTGCTGATTCTCGTCTATTTCTCCGTGGTCTCCTGGGCCATCATATTTCACAAGCTGCGGGTCATCCACCGCGCCGCCAGCGACTCGGAGCGCTTTCTCGAGTTCTTCTGGAGCAAAAAGCGCTTCGATGTCATCGGCCAGGGACTCAAGGACTATGCCCATTCCCCCCTCGCCGTCCTCTTCCGCGAGGGATATCAGGAAATGGTCAAGGGACAGCGCCCCCGCGAAGGGGAAGAATCCGCCTTCCATGCCGAGGGGGCGAGCGCCGAGAATGTGAGCCGCGCTCTGCGGCGGGCCATGACCCAGGAAACCCACCGCCTGGAAAAATATCTGACCTTTCTCGCCACCACCGGATCGACCGCCCCCTTCATCGGCCTCTTCGGGACCGTCTGGGGGATCATGGACTCCTTTCACGGCATCGGCAAGACCGGCAGCGCCTCTCTGGCGGTGGTCGCTCCGGGGATCTCCGAGGCGCTGGTGGCCACGGCCATCGGCCTGGTGGCGGCGATTCCGGCGGTGGTGGCCTACAACCACTTCCTCAACAAGGTCAATGTTCTGACGGGGGAGATGGATAACTTCAGCCAGGAATTTCTCAACATCGTCCAGCGCATGGTGCGGAGGGGATAG
- a CDS encoding TIGR04282 family arsenosugar biosynthesis glycosyltransferase has product MDEKKILLGIFAKEPLPGKVKTRLTPPLSATQAAELYRLSLKETVEALSGGSFSPVIFYAGDPEYFRTAFPQVPLVSQGPGDLGMRLSRALGALLGAGEGAALVGSDSPDLPATLVKEALSALSRAEVVTIPARDGGYVLIGERRHHPELFRQIPWSTAAVLSETRARAEACGLSYLEVGAWEDIDDRPSLERFLRRSPDSATARFAAPILAGAAEGRPVIRGEGGAAADRPGG; this is encoded by the coding sequence ATGGATGAGAAAAAAATACTCCTGGGGATCTTCGCCAAGGAGCCGCTGCCGGGGAAGGTGAAGACCCGCCTCACTCCCCCCCTGTCGGCGACACAGGCCGCGGAACTTTATCGCCTTTCCCTTAAGGAGACGGTCGAAGCCCTGTCCGGGGGGTCCTTTTCGCCGGTGATCTTCTATGCCGGAGATCCCGAGTACTTCCGTACCGCCTTTCCGCAGGTGCCGCTCGTCTCCCAGGGCCCGGGGGATCTCGGGATGCGCCTGTCCCGGGCCCTTGGCGCCCTTCTGGGCGCAGGGGAGGGGGCGGCCCTGGTCGGATCGGACAGTCCGGACCTCCCGGCGACCCTGGTCAAAGAGGCCCTCTCCGCGCTCTCCCGGGCCGAGGTGGTGACCATCCCTGCCCGGGACGGCGGCTATGTGCTCATCGGGGAGCGCCGCCATCATCCAGAGCTCTTCCGCCAGATCCCCTGGAGTACCGCCGCAGTCCTTTCGGAAACCCGGGCGCGGGCCGAGGCCTGCGGTCTTTCCTACCTGGAGGTGGGAGCGTGGGAGGACATCGATGACCGGCCATCGCTGGAGCGCTTCCTTCGGCGCTCCCCGGATTCGGCGACGGCGCGCTTTGCCGCACCGATTTTGGCCGGGGCGGCGGAGGGACGCCCGGTCATTCGAGGAGAAGGCGGCGCGGCTGCAGATCGTCCAGGAGGCTGA
- the pyk gene encoding pyruvate kinase: MFCRTKIVATIGPACDSEEMLRALMEAGAEVFRLNFSHGAQEGKGELIRRIREISRLRQRAVAILGDLQGPKIRAGQMDGGEVSLRTGEEVTITTRNVLGTRTLIPTTYDKLPGDVLVGDRILLDDGLLELAVLAISGDEVRCRIVEGGVLKDRKGINLPGVKVSSPALTAKDRDDLQFCIGEGIDYVALSFVRSATDVQELRDLLQAAGSEIRIISKIEKPEAVADFDAILEASDGIMVARGDLGVEMSPEKVPLIQKRIIRKCNAAGKPVITATQMLESMIEHPRPTRAEISDVANAILDGTDAVMLSAETASGKYPVEAVSVMVRVATDIEGDRTLHEGYYHPSPLVQRFPSLPEAIGQAACRVAENTGAAAILAFTQTGSTAALVAKYRPALPIYAVTPSQRVRRQLALYAGVRSLRVDIEGDTEAQIRAVEEAVLAAGVLQRGDVVVITMGSPVSAPGTTNLLKVHRLGTAPFYEVH, from the coding sequence ATGTTCTGTCGCACCAAGATTGTCGCTACAATCGGACCGGCCTGCGACTCGGAAGAAATGTTGCGGGCACTGATGGAGGCGGGGGCCGAAGTTTTCCGACTCAATTTCTCTCACGGCGCCCAGGAGGGAAAGGGGGAGCTGATCCGGCGGATCCGCGAGATTTCCCGGCTGCGCCAGCGGGCGGTGGCGATCCTCGGCGATCTGCAGGGTCCCAAGATCCGGGCCGGCCAGATGGATGGTGGTGAAGTCTCTTTGCGCACCGGCGAGGAAGTGACCATCACCACCCGGAACGTCCTGGGGACCCGCACCCTCATCCCGACCACCTATGACAAACTCCCCGGCGACGTCCTGGTCGGCGACCGGATACTCCTCGACGACGGACTCCTGGAGCTTGCCGTTCTGGCGATTTCCGGAGACGAGGTGCGCTGCCGCATCGTCGAGGGGGGGGTGCTCAAGGACCGCAAGGGGATCAATCTCCCCGGGGTCAAGGTCTCGTCGCCGGCCTTGACCGCCAAGGACCGGGACGACCTGCAATTCTGCATCGGCGAGGGGATCGATTACGTCGCCCTCTCCTTTGTGCGCAGTGCGACGGATGTCCAGGAGTTGAGGGATCTTCTGCAGGCGGCGGGGTCGGAGATCCGGATAATTTCCAAGATCGAAAAACCCGAGGCGGTGGCCGATTTCGACGCCATCCTTGAAGCCAGCGACGGAATCATGGTGGCCCGCGGCGACCTCGGTGTCGAGATGAGCCCGGAGAAGGTTCCCCTGATCCAGAAGCGGATCATCCGCAAATGCAACGCCGCCGGCAAGCCGGTGATCACCGCCACCCAGATGCTCGAAAGCATGATCGAGCATCCCCGGCCGACCCGGGCGGAAATCTCCGATGTGGCCAACGCCATTCTCGACGGCACCGATGCCGTCATGCTCTCGGCGGAGACCGCCTCGGGGAAATATCCCGTGGAGGCCGTTTCCGTCATGGTCCGGGTCGCCACGGACATCGAGGGAGATCGGACTCTTCACGAGGGTTATTATCACCCGAGTCCCCTGGTTCAGCGCTTCCCCAGCCTTCCCGAGGCCATCGGTCAGGCGGCCTGCCGGGTGGCGGAAAATACCGGCGCCGCAGCGATCCTGGCCTTTACCCAGACGGGGAGCACGGCAGCGCTGGTCGCCAAGTACCGTCCGGCTCTGCCGATCTATGCCGTCACCCCCTCGCAGCGGGTCCGCAGGCAGTTGGCCCTCTACGCCGGAGTCCGGTCGCTTCGCGTCGACATCGAGGGGGATACGGAGGCGCAGATTCGTGCGGTGGAAGAAGCCGTTCTCGCCGCCGGAGTTTTGCAGCGAGGGGATGTGGTGGTCATCACCATGGGGAGTCCGGTCTCGGCGCCGGGAACCACCAACCTCCTGAAGGTTCACCGGCTGGGGACCGCGCCGTTCTACGAAGTCCATTAG
- the folE2 gene encoding GTP cyclohydrolase FolE2, with protein MTVMPDLQKSLDSRNIAIDKVGVKDIRYPIVVMDRSKVHQHTVARINMYVDLPHHFKGTHMSRFIEILNQYHGEISIESLDTILVEMKERLEASSAHLEMEFPYFIEKTAPVSGSRGLMEYQCRMTGSLGKESDFVLGVTVPVTSLCPCSKEISARGAHNQRSAISVQIRYTGHIWLEDLIAWVESCASAPVYSLLKREDEKAVTEQAYDNPMFVEDLVRGVTERLSEVPEIVWFKVECENFESIHNHSAFALVERDRR; from the coding sequence ATGACCGTCATGCCTGACCTGCAGAAATCCCTCGACAGCCGCAATATCGCCATCGACAAGGTCGGCGTCAAGGATATCCGCTATCCGATCGTCGTCATGGACAGGAGCAAGGTCCATCAGCACACCGTGGCCCGGATCAACATGTATGTGGACCTCCCCCACCACTTCAAGGGGACCCACATGAGCCGCTTCATCGAAATTCTCAACCAGTACCACGGCGAAATCAGCATCGAGAGTCTCGACACCATTCTCGTGGAGATGAAGGAGCGCCTGGAGGCCTCCAGTGCCCACCTGGAGATGGAGTTCCCCTATTTCATCGAGAAAACGGCGCCGGTTTCCGGCTCGCGCGGCCTCATGGAATACCAGTGCCGGATGACCGGTTCCCTCGGCAAGGAGTCCGATTTCGTGCTCGGCGTGACCGTTCCCGTCACCTCCCTGTGCCCCTGCTCCAAGGAGATCAGCGCCCGTGGCGCCCACAACCAGCGCAGCGCCATCAGCGTACAGATTCGCTATACCGGGCACATCTGGCTGGAGGATCTCATCGCCTGGGTGGAGTCCTGCGCCAGCGCCCCGGTCTATTCCCTCCTTAAGCGCGAGGACGAAAAGGCGGTCACCGAGCAGGCCTACGACAATCCGATGTTTGTCGAAGATCTGGTCCGAGGGGTGACGGAGCGTCTGAGCGAGGTTCCCGAGATCGTCTGGTTCAAGGTCGAGTGCGAGAACTTCGAATCGATCCACAACCATTCGGCCTTCGCCCTCGTGGAAAGGGACCGGCGGTAA
- a CDS encoding potassium channel family protein — MDPVRHLRFSLSILVIVVGCGTLGYTLIEGWTPFEALYMTVITLATVGFREVHDLSDQGKAFTIALIIFGAGIIAYAVGSLVQFMVEGQLRLILGRKKLENQISKLQGHYIICGYGRIGTLICKEFHARPLPFVVVEKDPTLVEKLAGDGVLYVRGDATDDDTLIAAGIRRAKGLITAVTSDTENVYITLTARGLNPDLFILARSGEEGSEKKLRRAGATKVVSPYTIGASRMAQAILRPSVVDFIEIATASRNLELQLEEIRVTLKSSLVNKTLVTSGIRRDLGIIIVGIKKVDGQMLFNPPPSILIEAGDVLITLGEPTATQNLENIAGGSTGDA; from the coding sequence ATGGATCCCGTCCGCCATCTCCGTTTTTCCCTGTCTATTCTTGTCATTGTCGTCGGCTGCGGCACTCTGGGGTATACACTCATCGAGGGCTGGACCCCCTTCGAAGCCCTCTACATGACGGTCATTACCCTGGCCACCGTCGGCTTCCGCGAGGTCCACGATCTCTCCGACCAGGGGAAGGCCTTCACCATCGCCCTGATTATTTTTGGCGCGGGGATTATCGCCTATGCGGTGGGGAGTCTCGTCCAGTTCATGGTCGAGGGACAACTGCGGCTCATTCTCGGGAGGAAGAAGTTGGAAAATCAGATCAGCAAACTCCAGGGGCATTACATCATCTGCGGCTACGGGCGGATCGGGACCCTCATCTGCAAGGAATTCCATGCCCGCCCTCTTCCCTTCGTCGTCGTGGAAAAGGACCCGACCCTGGTGGAAAAACTGGCAGGCGACGGAGTGCTCTACGTACGCGGCGACGCCACCGACGACGACACCCTGATTGCCGCCGGCATCCGCCGCGCCAAGGGGCTGATTACCGCTGTGACCTCCGACACGGAAAACGTCTATATTACCCTCACGGCCAGGGGCCTCAACCCCGATCTCTTCATCCTCGCCCGCTCCGGGGAAGAAGGTTCGGAAAAGAAGCTGCGCCGCGCCGGTGCGACCAAGGTCGTTTCCCCCTATACCATCGGTGCCAGCAGGATGGCCCAGGCCATCCTCCGTCCCTCGGTGGTCGATTTCATCGAGATCGCCACGGCCAGCCGAAATCTTGAATTGCAGCTCGAAGAAATCCGGGTCACCCTCAAATCGTCTCTGGTCAACAAGACGCTGGTGACCTCGGGGATCCGCCGCGACCTGGGCATAATCATTGTCGGCATCAAGAAGGTCGATGGACAGATGCTGTTCAACCCCCCCCCGTCCATCCTCATCGAAGCGGGGGATGTTCTCATCACCCTCGGCGAGCCGACAGCGACCCAGAATCTGGAAAACATCGCCGGCGGCTCAACCGGCGATGCATGA